From Rhododendron vialii isolate Sample 1 chromosome 7a, ASM3025357v1:
ATTCATTTGTATACGGTATTGATTGATCGATGCCTAAACATTACATAACATAACATAAAGGAGACTAAACCATGCCCCAACAAAATTAAACTCCGCATCAGAGATAGCTAATCTTAGCCGGAGTTAGGATAGTCAGAGACATAACCATCGGAAGCGATTTCAGGATCCTCCCCAATAAATCAAATTGCCTCTCTTGCATCCAAAAAAATCCTTTCAGTATCCCTACATTATGGCGTTGTCGATATGAAGTATGTTACAAAGGCGGAAAATGTTATGGGAGAATTGACTATTGCAGTAGAGGTCAATAACTAGTGAGAGTACTTTCGGCACCTTTAGTAGATATCTGTGACACAGATTCATTGCGATATCGCCACGCAAATAGAGGTGGCCACAATGCAAGATCAACCTCCTCTCCTGGCTGGGGATATTGATTATAATTTAGCTCAAACAAGACATCTTGTTAAGGATAGGACAATATTGGCATTCTGGTGTCACGAAAATTCTTTCTCCATTTGAGCCCCTGTAAGCCAAACTATAGTTCAACAAACTCGAATATTCTTTCCATATTAATTTATTATCTTGCTTAATTTAATCATAGCTTTTAATGAATcaaacccaaatattttttttatgtcaatctAGAAATTTATTGAAGTTATTGCAATTCAGTCTTTGCAGAACGATAATGAGTCTTACTTTCTATTTCCCCGGAGTAATAGTGAACTAGTTACTATTATATACATTTTATAGGAAAACAACCTAATCATATGCTTTAGTGAAGAAAGAATGAACCGTCGGGAGCTCGTTTGAGAGTTGGTTTGACTGCCCTAATTATGGTAGAATATTTCCAAGTCTACAATTGTCGTGCTATGAGAATTGAGAATTCAGATTGCTAGCCGAAAGCCATAAATcttgagtttattttatttcttaaccTCAACTTACTGAAATAATTACAATAATTCCGAGACcttgaattttgatttgttcAAATCAACAAACACCATTAATTTACGTAAATGAGATAACATAGAGACGACAGTTATATCATGCATTCTTatatagggaaaaaaagagaCACTTATATAACTAGTCATTGTAACTCAAAATTACCTGGGAAAAAACCTTTCatcttttgatttttccaaaattccTTTCTATACATTTGAATGATTTTATCCTGACAGAGTAATGTAACAATATTCACTTGATCCCATAAGTAGAAATTAAGCTAGTGAAGACACTTTGTGAGAATGTCTCATGATGTCAATTTCGATCATGTTTCTTTCATGCATGTGGGACTCATTGTTGTGGATGGATTATCCTAATAATACGAGTTTGTCTACGGTAAGCATTTTCTAAACAAGATATATATCATTGCATGACACTTACATTGTAGATCGAAGTTGTCTTACATCATCTGATCAACTAGAGATTAATGATAGTTGTTACAAGCTAGTTTAGCATGCAAGATGCCCTTACTATTAAGTACTTTACATGGATCCTCCAACATGTAGTATAAAGCACCTTGATCTGTCAAAAGAGTACTCAGACAATCGAGTAAGGGTACAACCGGAATTCATTTCAGATATGCATGCACATGCATTTTGTTGGCTAGCTATAATTAACTTAATTAATACTAAGCATATATATTTTCTAATTCATGTCTCATGAGCTATGCACCAAACTCAGATATCACATGCATGAAAAGATCTAAGACAACTTGTAAACTCTGCTAACCAAAAAAACTTGGGAACTCTCAGTTAagctcaaaattaaaaaacaaaatatatactcctataGATTTCTTACATTCTTGCGTGTCTGCATATCCTTGAATGAATATTTGCATTCAATACTCAGACACGTACCAGACTACTAGAACCCGACATTCGTACCCAAGTCAGCAATGTAGCGAATTCCATAAAATCACTTCCATTCATTGGGGAGCGCTTAATTAATACTTTGCACGAAATACATATCACTGACTAATATGATGCAGCATACAGCATATATATGCGCTGATATGGTAGCActtacaaatacaaatacaaatataaatacaaatacaaatacaactAGTACCTGAGTAGAGTTTCTGATTATGACaatacaaaccacaccaaaagaaacaaacataCATAATTAAACCCACATGCGCTAAATGTTTTTACCCTGGGGGAATCTAGTTTTGAACCCAAACGACATGATCCTCAGGAAGGAAATGGCAAATGGGAACCGTCCCCGATTTCACCTTGAGCGCTTGGAACGCCAAGTGCTTCGGATTCCAAGCCGAAGTATCCGTGTGACACACTGCCACTGCTTTTGCTTTCGTCCCGTCAACACCGTCCAAAGAAACCACATATGCCTTTGTGGTGCTCGTCTTGTGGCAATAAAACACCGCGTATGCATAGTTCTGCTTGTGGCACACCACACTTTTTTCACCTCCCATTTTCTTCACTTCCGAAACACTGTACTTCTGTAATTGAGTTTCTCTGTCCACCTCAGTGGAAATTGGTTGGACGCTTTTTCCGAGCTTAGAAGTGGTGAAATCGATCATTGACTCCAACGAAGTTGCGCAGTACTTCTCCTCTCCTTTGATTCCAGGCTCTTCACATTCTTTGATGGTTTTTTTCATTATCTTTtggaagagtaaaaaaaaattaggcacTTCAGTACTATTGTAAACAGTAGTATAACCGCATGGCTTGTTCATGTTTGCAATTGATAGCCTTGTATGTAAGTCAAGAGTAAAGAGCCATTAATAATGGGGTGGTACCTGTACTTAGCTTGGTTCATGTAACTAATAATtctgaaatatatatatctactcTAGCGATGTTGTATACTCTAGCCAATAGGTGAGAGAGAAAATACGTGAGAGCAAGTAGGAGGCAGAGCAACTTAAAGTGTGTGGAAGTACTATAGAAGAAGTGTTTTACATGCTAAATTCAATATTAAGTACTCTACGGTAATTGTGTCTACAGCAGGCCTACCGATCGAATACCGATAGGAGTTAATTGTTTTTTTCTAACTTCATTTacatttctcttttttcattCTAGTTAAAGATACGAGAAGTGATGAAGAAGATTAGAGATTCAACCATCTTTTGATCttgatgattaatgaaattttcttcaccgttcaaaaacaaaatgtgaGTAAATCCTctccctttattttctctccttttcctttttgttagaATAAAAATGACGGGAAAGAATTATACAACTTCGAGTTTATGTTCGAATTAAATCCAAATTAGTAACAGAGATATAGCATCAACTTTGGGGATTGGGCAACAATATTATACCATATACTGAAATGAAACAGGCTTAAGTGCATCTTGCATCCTTAAACTATTATAGTTTTTCAAATCACCCCTAAACTATAAAACCTGACACTTCCTTAAACTACATAAACCTTTCAAGTTGGCCCTTTACTTGTCTTCAGTTGTATAATTGCTGTCAAAAGGCCCAGAAAAGTgcttaaatattttttcctctGTCAAAAAATATGACTAGAATGTTAGAAATTATATGCATATAATCTtacatatctaacaaaatcacAAACATAAATTTTGTCTAAACCGTTTACTCTCATTTACTCCATCTATCAGTCTCCCTCTGTTTTATCCTCATTAACACCACAGTATACCCTTCATCATCCATCAAGATGCAAACTAGTTCTTCATGtacaaaaaatacacaaatgtCTAATATATCTTATTCTGATAGAAATGAGGGTCACACGTATATCATTCCTGACATTCTCTCCATGAAATAATTGTCATTAAGCTATTTTAGGATCTTTACTGTCATTAAGTGACCGAAGACTACTAAGGGGGCCAAGTTGAAATGTTTAGATAGTTTAAGGTAGTGAAGTGGgaaattacaaaatcttgatAGTTAAAGGGGGCAAGATGTAATTAAGCCAATGGAGTACTGTACTAGGAATCTGATTGGGAACATACCTCGGCTTTCTTTGAATTGGGTTCCACGGAAAGCTGGTCAAGGATCTCGGGCATTTTGTCAGACGAAAAAGGTATTTTCACGGCGACCGGACGAGGTAAGAAAGTGGTTTCTGCATTGGTGGTTTTAGTGAAATGCAGGGTCATCTTGGTGCCCCTTTTCAGGTCCTTTTCCAAGAAGAACAGAGCTACATTAGGATTATCATGTAATTGGGTCTCAGTAGCTGCATATTTGTAGATGAATGGGCTCCCTCCCGGTGTGACTCCGACGTACACGGGCTTTCCCTTGGGCCCCGTGCTGACGGAGACCCCCCCTTTTCCGACCCCGACGTTGGTTCGTTTGTCGGGCTTCCCGGTGTCCACGCCAACGCCTTTTCCCCCGACGTTTACGTTGGTGCCGCTTCCAGGCTTCCCTTTTCCAGTGTCGACATTTACGCCACCCTTGCCTACTCCGACAGAAGTGCTTTTGTCTTCAATCCATTCTGCAAAAGttaggaagaagaagaagaagaattaggAGCAACATCCTGCCTAGGTAGATGTTACGTACATTTATTGAAAGCTAGTTTGCGCTACGGGTCCCAGCTAAATTGAGGGTGTGTGTGCAAACACGATACGTACGTAGCTGATAGCCTGATACTT
This genomic window contains:
- the LOC131333354 gene encoding BURP domain protein RD22: MEFQLLLPIFTFLSLAFVASQAVLSPDAYWKSVLPNAPMPKAVKDILHNEWIEDKSTSVGVGKGGVNVDTGKGKPGSGTNVNVGGKGVGVDTGKPDKRTNVGVGKGGVSVSTGPKGKPVYVGVTPGGSPFIYKYAATETQLHDNPNVALFFLEKDLKRGTKMTLHFTKTTNAETTFLPRPVAVKIPFSSDKMPEILDQLSVEPNSKKAEIMKKTIKECEEPGIKGEEKYCATSLESMIDFTTSKLGKSVQPISTEVDRETQLQKYSVSEVKKMGGEKSVVCHKQNYAYAVFYCHKTSTTKAYVVSLDGVDGTKAKAVAVCHTDTSAWNPKHLAFQALKVKSGTVPICHFLPEDHVVWVQN